A region from the Roseofilum reptotaenium CS-1145 genome encodes:
- a CDS encoding cytochrome b yields MTTKQNKPRKTSAFQHLMSVHWWMAGCYLILFCTGPIMARLPRDLPGRNGLYDFHKSIAIISLILLAWRVITLVRVWGKKYAKRFPKTTPKWWQKTLLHLSLYILMVGVPLTGFFFSNSFQANGVKLFGLVVPDLFPPNEDQVELGRALHFWSSYGFLLFVTYHTYQQWHYVRGTWRRWQGFRQGSRAR; encoded by the coding sequence ATGACAACAAAACAAAACAAACCTCGAAAAACTTCAGCTTTTCAACACTTAATGAGCGTGCATTGGTGGATGGCGGGCTGTTATCTTATTTTGTTTTGCACTGGGCCAATCATGGCTCGTTTGCCACGAGATCTCCCTGGTCGTAATGGACTCTACGACTTTCATAAATCGATCGCAATTATCTCTCTGATTCTCTTAGCTTGGCGTGTTATCACCTTAGTTCGTGTTTGGGGGAAAAAATATGCCAAGCGCTTTCCCAAAACCACTCCCAAATGGTGGCAGAAGACCCTTTTACACCTGAGCCTGTACATCTTGATGGTGGGGGTTCCCCTGACTGGTTTTTTCTTCTCCAACTCTTTCCAAGCCAATGGTGTAAAATTATTCGGGCTGGTGGTTCCAGATTTGTTTCCCCCCAATGAAGACCAGGTAGAGTTGGGGCGTGCGCTCCACTTTTGGTCATCTTATGGTTTTTTGCTATTCGTTACCTACCACACTTACCAACAATGGCATTATGTACGAGGAACCTGGCGGCGCTGGCAGGGATTTCGGCAAGGCAGCAGGGCAAGGTAG
- a CDS encoding amidohydrolase — protein MNQYHKFHRRDFFKWALAAGFSTYLLDKGKSWGQNPTDTSQKADLILYNARIATQNDRRSFAEAVAIKGNRFLAVGTEKEVMAYRGDRTQTINLNRRTVIPGLNDSHTHLIRGGLNYNMELRWDGVPSLADALRMLKEQAARTPAPQWVRVIGGWSEFQFAERRMPTLAEVNAVSRDVPVFILNLYNRALLNGAALRALGIDRNTTPPPGSVIEKDRNGNPTGMLIAKPNAAILYATIAQGPLLSLDDQINSSRHYMREMNRLGITSVIDAGGGGQNYPDDYQIIDHLHKEGLMTVRVAYNLFTQNPGAEKANFERWINIANPGQGDDFYRLNGAGEMLVFSAADFEDFTEPRPDLNPNMEAELTEVIQLLAANKWPFRLHATYNQSISRFLNIFERVNREIPFNGMHWILDHAETISDRNIERVKALGGGIAFQHRMAYQGEYFLDRYGVQAANRTPPIKKIMAMDVPVSGGTDGTRVASYNPWVGLYWLVAGKTVGGTTLYSEANRLDRMEALRLYTTAAAWFSNQEGNKGAIMPGQLADLAVLSEDFFSVPEERIKHLESVLTLVDGQPVYGSEEFSNLSPPPLPISPDWSPVKYFGGYHNDSRISVIPASEQRWTSGIHSPKRPNLKLFSLNQPGSLSQFWGGLACACCY, from the coding sequence ATGAATCAATACCACAAATTCCACCGACGAGATTTTTTTAAATGGGCTTTAGCCGCAGGATTTTCGACGTATCTATTAGATAAAGGGAAATCATGGGGACAAAACCCTACTGATACGAGTCAAAAAGCCGATCTAATTCTTTATAATGCCCGGATTGCTACCCAAAACGATCGCCGCTCCTTTGCTGAAGCTGTCGCAATTAAGGGTAACCGTTTTCTCGCAGTGGGTACGGAAAAGGAAGTGATGGCGTATCGCGGCGATCGCACCCAAACCATTAATCTGAATCGTCGCACGGTCATTCCCGGCTTAAATGATAGTCATACTCACTTGATTCGAGGTGGTTTAAACTATAACATGGAACTGCGCTGGGATGGTGTGCCCTCCCTCGCGGATGCCCTGCGAATGCTCAAAGAACAAGCCGCGAGAACCCCTGCCCCTCAATGGGTACGGGTGATTGGTGGGTGGAGTGAATTTCAGTTTGCTGAACGCCGGATGCCGACGTTGGCAGAAGTTAATGCGGTATCGAGAGATGTACCCGTATTTATTCTCAATCTATACAATCGTGCCCTGCTCAATGGGGCTGCATTACGCGCTCTAGGGATAGACCGTAATACTACACCCCCTCCCGGTTCAGTCATTGAAAAAGATCGCAATGGTAATCCGACAGGAATGCTGATTGCTAAACCCAATGCGGCCATTCTTTATGCAACGATCGCCCAAGGCCCCCTATTAAGTTTAGACGATCAAATCAACTCCAGTCGTCACTACATGCGGGAAATGAACCGTTTGGGGATTACCAGCGTCATTGATGCCGGTGGTGGAGGACAAAATTATCCCGATGACTATCAAATCATTGACCACCTCCACAAAGAAGGATTGATGACTGTTCGGGTCGCTTATAACCTGTTTACCCAAAACCCAGGGGCAGAAAAAGCCAATTTTGAACGCTGGATTAACATTGCCAATCCGGGACAAGGAGACGATTTTTATCGCCTCAATGGTGCAGGAGAAATGTTAGTCTTCTCAGCCGCAGATTTTGAAGACTTTACCGAACCTCGTCCCGATCTCAATCCCAACATGGAAGCCGAACTTACAGAGGTGATTCAACTTCTGGCTGCTAATAAATGGCCATTCCGACTCCATGCCACCTATAATCAATCGATCTCGCGGTTTTTAAATATATTTGAGAGAGTGAACCGCGAAATTCCCTTTAATGGAATGCACTGGATTTTAGATCATGCAGAGACGATTAGCGATCGCAATATTGAGCGAGTCAAAGCGTTAGGTGGTGGCATTGCCTTTCAACATCGGATGGCGTATCAAGGCGAATACTTTCTTGACCGATATGGCGTGCAGGCTGCTAATCGTACTCCTCCCATTAAAAAAATCATGGCGATGGATGTGCCAGTATCCGGGGGAACAGACGGCACGCGAGTCGCCAGTTACAATCCTTGGGTCGGTTTATATTGGTTAGTAGCTGGCAAAACTGTTGGCGGCACAACCCTTTATTCTGAAGCCAACCGTCTCGATCGCATGGAGGCTTTAAGGCTATATACCACGGCTGCCGCTTGGTTCTCCAATCAAGAGGGAAATAAAGGCGCAATTATGCCCGGTCAATTGGCAGATTTAGCCGTCCTATCAGAAGATTTTTTCTCTGTACCCGAAGAGAGAATCAAACATCTTGAATCCGTGTTAACCCTTGTCGATGGTCAACCCGTTTATGGCAGTGAAGAATTTAGCAACTTATCTCCTCCACCCTTACCTATTAGTCCAGATTGGTCTCCGGTAAAATATTTTGGGGGATATCATAATGATTCTCGGATCAGTGTTATTCCTGCATCTGAGCAGAGGTGGACTTCAGGTATTCACTCACCAAAACGACCCAACTTAAAGTTATTCTCTTTGAATCAACCGGGTAGTCTATCTCAATTTTGGGGAGGTCTAGCTTGCGCCTGTTGCTACTAA
- a CDS encoding GNAT family N-acetyltransferase: MIIRPLEQADWPATWQIIEPVFRAGETYSVATHITEEEAFKVWVEMPVVTCVAENSDGLIQGTYYLKVNQPGPGSHVCNSGYIVAEAARGKGIASALFKHSQTEAVRLGFRAMQYNFVVSTNTVAVRLWRKLGFEIVGTLPEACLHPSQGFVDVYVMYKKLDLSSNSMTNSL; encoded by the coding sequence ATGATTATTCGACCTCTAGAACAAGCTGACTGGCCAGCAACTTGGCAAATTATCGAGCCTGTATTTCGTGCAGGTGAGACCTACAGCGTTGCAACTCATATTACAGAAGAAGAGGCATTTAAAGTTTGGGTTGAAATGCCAGTAGTTACCTGCGTTGCAGAAAATTCAGATGGGTTAATACAGGGAACTTACTATCTAAAGGTAAATCAACCCGGACCGGGTTCTCATGTTTGCAATTCTGGCTACATCGTGGCAGAAGCAGCTCGTGGGAAGGGCATCGCTTCTGCTCTGTTCAAACACTCTCAGACAGAAGCTGTAAGACTTGGATTTCGGGCGATGCAATACAACTTTGTGGTGTCAACCAATACGGTTGCTGTTCGGCTCTGGCGGAAACTGGGCTTCGAGATTGTGGGGACATTACCGGAAGCGTGTTTACATCCGTCACAAGGCTTTGTTGATGTCTATGTGATGTACAAGAAACTTGACCTGTCATCTAACAGTATGACTAACTCATTATGA
- a CDS encoding MGMT family protein, with the protein MKNQTPSFHQKCYELLTKIPQGQVTTYKEIAKALNTKAYRAVGNAMARNDNPIVIPCHRVVKSNGEIGNYRLGVPRKKELLLNEGITIKNNRIENLSEVLYQF; encoded by the coding sequence ATGAAAAATCAAACGCCTAGTTTTCATCAAAAGTGCTATGAACTTTTAACAAAAATTCCCCAAGGTCAGGTCACAACCTATAAAGAAATCGCAAAAGCCCTCAATACTAAAGCCTATCGTGCCGTGGGAAATGCGATGGCTCGTAATGACAATCCGATTGTCATCCCTTGTCATAGAGTGGTCAAAAGCAATGGCGAAATTGGTAATTATCGTTTAGGAGTACCTCGTAAAAAGGAATTACTCCTAAACGAGGGCATTACGATCAAAAATAATCGGATCGAAAATTTGAGTGAAGTCCTTTATCAATTTTAA
- a CDS encoding nitroreductase family protein — MDTLQAIYQRRSIKGFDPNHKLTPEEEGKLLEAMIQAPTSFNIQHWRFVILRDPELREKIRKELGNDQAQMTDASLLILFTADMKAWQKAPERYWQNAPKEVADLLVGWMGPFHEGREWLQRDEAQRSIGMAMQTLMLGAKAMGYDSCPMIGFDIEKVAELIHLPADHVMGPMVAIGKKFKEPWPKPGQLPLSELVIENRF, encoded by the coding sequence ATGGATACTTTACAGGCGATTTATCAACGTCGTTCGATTAAAGGTTTCGATCCCAATCATAAACTGACTCCAGAAGAAGAGGGAAAACTTCTGGAAGCTATGATTCAAGCTCCAACGAGTTTTAATATTCAACATTGGCGTTTTGTAATTCTTCGCGATCCCGAATTACGTGAAAAAATTCGCAAAGAGTTGGGCAATGACCAAGCACAAATGACAGATGCTTCTTTACTAATTCTGTTTACAGCAGATATGAAAGCCTGGCAGAAAGCCCCCGAACGCTATTGGCAAAATGCCCCCAAAGAAGTGGCTGATTTATTAGTAGGTTGGATGGGGCCGTTTCATGAGGGACGGGAATGGCTACAGCGGGACGAGGCTCAACGCTCGATTGGTATGGCGATGCAAACCTTGATGTTAGGAGCTAAAGCAATGGGCTATGATTCTTGCCCAATGATTGGCTTTGACATTGAAAAAGTTGCAGAACTGATTCATTTACCCGCAGACCATGTAATGGGGCCAATGGTTGCCATTGGTAAAAAATTTAAAGAACCTTGGCCAAAACCCGGACAATTGCCGTTGAGCGAATTGGTGATTGAAAATAGGTTCTAA
- the ycaC gene encoding isochorismate family cysteine hydrolase YcaC produces the protein MPDSYQYKRLSKDDAVVLLIDHQAGLISLVQDYSPNEFKNNVLALAESAKFFNLPTILTTSFENGPNGPLVPEIKEFHPNSPYIARPGQINAWDNEDFVKAIKDTGRKQLIMAGVVTDVCVTFPALSALEEGFDVFVVADASGTFSKDVRDAALLRMQGAGVQMMNWFSVACELHRDWRNDIEGLGALLSKYIPNYRNLMTSYFATQQ, from the coding sequence ATGCCTGATTCTTATCAATACAAACGTCTATCTAAAGATGATGCCGTCGTTTTACTTATCGATCATCAAGCGGGTTTAATCTCATTAGTCCAAGATTATTCACCCAATGAATTTAAGAATAACGTTTTGGCTTTAGCAGAATCAGCGAAATTCTTTAATCTTCCAACCATCCTAACCACCAGTTTTGAAAATGGCCCTAATGGCCCTTTAGTTCCCGAAATTAAAGAATTTCATCCCAATTCCCCTTATATTGCTCGTCCCGGTCAAATTAATGCTTGGGATAATGAAGACTTTGTGAAAGCCATCAAAGATACCGGTCGTAAACAACTGATTATGGCGGGAGTTGTGACGGATGTTTGTGTGACGTTTCCTGCTTTAAGTGCCCTGGAAGAAGGCTTTGATGTTTTTGTGGTAGCTGATGCGTCGGGTACATTTAGCAAAGATGTACGAGATGCAGCATTATTGCGGATGCAAGGGGCTGGGGTACAAATGATGAATTGGTTTAGTGTCGCCTGCGAACTCCATCGTGACTGGCGCAATGATATTGAAGGTTTGGGGGCTTTACTCTCTAAGTACATTCCCAACTATCGAAATTTGATGACCAGCTATTTTGCTACACAACAGTAA
- a CDS encoding LysR family transcriptional regulator, giving the protein MDKFESIHAFTQVVEEGSFAAAARKMQLSRSAVNKLVIALEKYLGVPLLYRTTRQVTLTDNGQAFYERCLDILHRLEEAEFSISEQQTEPKGNLKINAPMSFGLSFLGAKIAEFMTQYKQVKIQLTLEDRFVDPIAEGYDLVIRISLPLKSPSLIVHPIATISRVICAAPSYLNNRGIPTEIEDLKQHSCMHYGYLATGERWPFIYQGEERLISIDGVFCSNNGEVLRDAAVNGLGIVMLPNFIVEQDLRKGNLQVLLSNYNVPELTLYVVYPVSSSISKKVKLFTQFMQQALDEVKCQDSETGTLKPK; this is encoded by the coding sequence ATGGATAAGTTTGAAAGTATACATGCATTCACACAAGTCGTTGAAGAAGGTAGCTTTGCTGCGGCGGCGAGAAAAATGCAGCTCTCGCGTTCAGCAGTGAATAAGCTGGTGATTGCTTTAGAGAAGTATTTGGGAGTGCCATTGCTCTACCGTACAACGCGTCAAGTTACACTGACCGATAATGGTCAAGCATTTTATGAACGCTGTCTTGATATTCTTCATCGCTTAGAAGAAGCAGAATTCAGTATTTCTGAGCAACAGACTGAACCGAAAGGAAATCTGAAAATCAATGCTCCGATGTCTTTTGGTCTCTCCTTTTTAGGTGCAAAAATAGCTGAGTTTATGACTCAATATAAACAGGTTAAAATCCAATTGACGTTAGAAGATCGTTTTGTAGATCCGATCGCTGAAGGTTACGATCTGGTTATTCGCATCAGCTTACCTCTAAAATCTCCAAGTTTGATTGTTCACCCCATTGCCACTATTTCTCGCGTCATTTGTGCAGCCCCGAGTTACCTCAACAACAGAGGGATTCCGACTGAGATTGAAGACTTAAAACAACATTCGTGTATGCATTATGGATATTTGGCAACTGGGGAACGTTGGCCCTTCATTTATCAAGGAGAAGAAAGACTTATTTCTATTGATGGGGTCTTTTGTTCTAACAATGGAGAAGTTTTGCGAGATGCGGCTGTCAATGGATTGGGCATTGTAATGTTGCCCAACTTTATTGTCGAACAAGATTTAAGGAAAGGAAATTTACAGGTTCTCTTGTCGAACTATAACGTTCCAGAATTGACGTTATATGTCGTGTATCCGGTAAGTTCGAGCATTTCCAAGAAGGTTAAGCTATTTACTCAATTTATGCAACAGGCATTGGATGAGGTTAAATGTCAGGATTCAGAAACGGGAACTCTTAAGCCAAAATAG
- a CDS encoding cupin domain-containing protein — MKITTLNDIPQEGVSHNANIHKQVMLRIGDLPHLTNFSQAKFPPGEVANGHAHQDMCEVFFIESGTGIITVDNQEYTLSPGTCIAIDVGEIHELRNTGSTELVVTYFGLRVPVSES, encoded by the coding sequence ATGAAAATCACGACCTTAAACGACATCCCCCAAGAAGGCGTTTCGCATAATGCCAATATCCATAAACAAGTCATGTTACGTATTGGGGACTTACCCCATTTAACCAACTTTTCCCAAGCCAAATTTCCCCCTGGAGAAGTCGCGAATGGTCACGCCCATCAAGATATGTGCGAAGTCTTTTTTATTGAATCTGGCACAGGGATTATTACCGTAGATAACCAGGAGTATACCCTTTCTCCAGGCACTTGCATTGCCATTGATGTTGGAGAAATTCATGAATTACGAAATACCGGTTCAACGGAATTAGTAGTAACCTATTTTGGCTTAAGAGTTCCCGTTTCTGAATCCTGA
- the coaE gene encoding dephospho-CoA kinase (Dephospho-CoA kinase (CoaE) performs the final step in coenzyme A biosynthesis.), whose amino-acid sequence MSQKQAQIGITGGIATGKSTVTGYLEQRYGLPVFDADRYAREAVQPKSPIFQRIVQRYGKTIELPGGGLNRQQLGEIVFSNPVERQWLEEQIHPYVRDRLYHDLNQSSPQDTLVFSIPLLFEAQMTDLVEEIWVVYCSEAQQIERLMRRNHLTLEQAQMRINSQMPLAEKCQRGDRLLDNSSTESELFQQIDRILQSNF is encoded by the coding sequence ATGAGCCAAAAACAAGCGCAAATTGGAATTACGGGGGGAATTGCGACTGGGAAAAGTACGGTTACTGGATATCTTGAACAACGTTATGGTTTACCCGTGTTTGATGCCGATCGGTATGCACGAGAAGCAGTGCAACCGAAATCGCCGATTTTCCAACGCATTGTGCAACGATATGGAAAGACTATTGAGTTACCAGGAGGCGGATTAAATCGTCAGCAGTTAGGGGAAATTGTCTTTAGTAACCCCGTAGAGCGGCAATGGTTAGAGGAGCAAATTCATCCTTATGTGCGCGATCGCCTATACCATGACCTCAATCAATCCTCTCCCCAGGATACCCTAGTCTTCTCCATTCCCCTCCTCTTTGAAGCCCAGATGACCGATCTAGTCGAGGAGATTTGGGTGGTCTACTGTTCTGAAGCGCAACAAATAGAACGGTTAATGCGCCGCAATCACTTGACTTTAGAACAAGCGCAGATGAGAATCAACTCTCAAATGCCCTTAGCTGAAAAATGCCAGCGAGGCGATCGCCTGTTAGATAACTCTTCCACTGAGTCCGAATTGTTTCAACAAATCGATCGAATCCTCCAATCCAACTTTTAA
- a CDS encoding phosphoketolase family protein, translated as MVASPERLSPQENSLSPDELKKMDAYWRACNYLAVGMIYLRDNPLLKETLKPEHIKYRLLGHWGASPALSFSYVHLNRLINKYDLNAIYLAGPGHGAPGVLGPVYLEGTYSEVYPDKSEDEEGMQKFFKQFSFPGHIGSHCTPETPGSIHEGGELGYSVSHAYGTVYDNPDLIAAVVVGDGEAETGPLATAWHSNKFLNPIRDGAVLPILNLNGYKIANPTVLSRISAEELESLFIGYGYTPYVVEGDDPAIMHQKMAGTMETCINHIRAIQEEARRTGKAKRPRWPMIILRTPKGWTGPKEVNGHKVEGFWRAHQVPMGGMHSNPEHVRLLEEWMKSYKPEELFDENGKLIPELKELAPKGDRRMSANPSANGGILRKDLKMPDFRNFAVEIPKPGTVEVENTKFLGYFLREVMRDNPNNFRLFGPDETASNRLHPVYEVSKKVWMADFLPEDLDGSELSTDGRVMEILSEHTLQGWLEGYLLTGRHGLFHTYEAFAHVVDSMFNQHAKWLDICKNEVPWRASVSSLNILLSSLVWRQDHNGFSHQDPGFVDLVTNKSPDVVRVYFPPDANCLLSVSDHCLCSTDYVNVIISDKQMHLQYLNMEDAVKHCTKGIGIWEWASNDDCGKDPDMPDVIMACCGDIPTMESLAATAILRDEFPDLKVRFINVVDLFKLMSEGEHPHGLSDRDFNSLFTVDKPVMFNFHGYPWLIHKLVYRRANQDRIHVRGYKEKGNINTPLELAINNQVDRFNLVIDVIDRVPKLGSAAAYVKERMKNAIIENLQYAREQGIDREEIVNWKWPY; from the coding sequence ATGGTAGCTTCACCTGAAAGACTCAGTCCCCAGGAAAATTCACTCTCCCCCGATGAGTTAAAAAAAATGGATGCCTACTGGCGGGCTTGTAATTATCTTGCTGTAGGTATGATCTATCTGCGAGACAATCCATTACTAAAAGAAACTCTTAAACCCGAACATATAAAATACCGCCTCCTCGGTCATTGGGGAGCATCCCCAGCCCTCAGTTTCAGCTATGTTCACCTCAATCGGCTGATTAACAAATATGACCTCAACGCAATCTACCTAGCCGGTCCCGGCCATGGTGCCCCTGGAGTTTTAGGCCCCGTTTATCTGGAAGGAACCTATTCTGAAGTCTATCCAGACAAAAGCGAAGACGAAGAAGGGATGCAGAAATTCTTCAAGCAGTTCTCGTTCCCCGGTCATATCGGCAGTCATTGTACCCCAGAAACTCCCGGTTCTATCCACGAAGGGGGAGAACTCGGTTACAGTGTTTCCCATGCCTACGGAACAGTGTATGATAACCCCGACCTGATCGCGGCTGTGGTGGTTGGAGATGGAGAAGCGGAAACCGGCCCTCTGGCTACAGCTTGGCACTCAAACAAATTCCTGAACCCAATCCGGGATGGGGCGGTTTTGCCTATTCTTAACCTGAACGGCTATAAAATTGCCAACCCAACGGTTCTCTCTCGCATCAGTGCAGAGGAACTTGAAAGCTTATTTATCGGCTATGGGTATACCCCCTATGTGGTTGAAGGTGATGACCCGGCCATTATGCACCAAAAGATGGCCGGAACGATGGAAACTTGTATTAACCATATTCGGGCAATTCAAGAAGAGGCTCGTCGAACAGGAAAAGCCAAACGCCCCCGCTGGCCAATGATTATTCTGCGGACTCCTAAAGGCTGGACGGGGCCCAAAGAAGTAAATGGTCACAAAGTAGAAGGCTTTTGGAGAGCGCACCAAGTGCCTATGGGCGGAATGCACAGTAACCCAGAGCATGTGCGTTTGTTGGAAGAGTGGATGAAGAGCTATAAACCGGAAGAACTGTTTGATGAGAACGGCAAACTGATTCCAGAATTAAAAGAACTGGCTCCAAAAGGCGATCGCCGCATGAGTGCGAACCCGAGTGCTAACGGTGGCATCCTCCGCAAAGATCTAAAAATGCCAGACTTCCGCAACTTTGCTGTAGAAATCCCCAAACCGGGCACTGTGGAAGTGGAAAATACGAAATTCCTCGGCTACTTTCTGCGGGAAGTTATGCGCGACAACCCAAATAATTTCCGGCTCTTCGGCCCCGATGAAACGGCTTCTAACCGTCTCCATCCGGTCTACGAAGTGAGCAAAAAAGTCTGGATGGCTGACTTTCTTCCCGAAGACCTCGACGGTAGCGAACTCTCTACGGATGGTCGGGTCATGGAAATCCTCAGCGAACATACCTTGCAAGGATGGTTAGAAGGCTACTTACTGACCGGTCGTCATGGACTCTTCCATACTTACGAAGCCTTTGCCCATGTAGTGGATTCGATGTTTAACCAACATGCCAAATGGTTAGATATCTGTAAAAATGAAGTCCCCTGGCGGGCCTCCGTATCTTCCTTAAATATTCTCCTCTCTTCCCTCGTTTGGCGACAAGATCACAACGGTTTTAGCCACCAAGACCCTGGATTTGTAGACCTGGTAACCAACAAAAGTCCCGATGTGGTTCGCGTTTACTTCCCCCCCGATGCCAACTGCTTACTCTCGGTTTCTGACCACTGTTTATGCAGCACTGACTATGTAAATGTGATCATCTCGGATAAACAAATGCACCTGCAATATCTCAATATGGAGGATGCGGTTAAACATTGCACCAAAGGGATTGGCATCTGGGAATGGGCCAGTAATGATGACTGTGGCAAAGACCCGGATATGCCGGATGTGATTATGGCTTGCTGTGGCGATATTCCGACGATGGAATCTTTGGCTGCAACTGCTATTTTGCGCGATGAATTCCCGGATCTTAAAGTACGGTTTATTAATGTTGTTGATTTGTTTAAACTGATGTCAGAAGGGGAGCATCCCCATGGTTTAAGCGATCGCGACTTTAACAGCCTTTTCACCGTTGATAAACCTGTAATGTTCAACTTCCATGGTTATCCTTGGTTAATCCACAAACTGGTGTATCGCCGCGCTAATCAAGACCGGATTCATGTTCGCGGCTACAAAGAAAAAGGAAACATTAACACCCCTCTGGAATTAGCGATCAATAACCAAGTCGATCGCTTTAACCTCGTAATTGATGTAATTGACCGCGTGCCGAAACTCGGTTCTGCGGCTGCCTATGTCAAAGAACGGATGAAAAATGCCATTATCGAAAACCTCCAATATGCCCGCGAACAAGGCATTGATAGGGAAGAGATTGTCAACTGGAAATGGCCGTATTAA
- a CDS encoding histidine phosphatase family protein, which translates to MSLTLYFLRHGETTYSQEGGYCGVLDPELTEDGEKMAQQFAQAYAKLDWRAAYVSPMKRTIATATPLCQTLNLEMELREGLKELNYGQWEGEQPATVNQTYHDDYVRWLTDPGWNAPTGGEKGIDVSRRVSAAIQEIEGRYPSGNVLVVSHKATIRIMLCRLLGIDVGRFRDRIAMPVGGVSIVEMRPHGPLLHQLADRSHLESALRSRPGT; encoded by the coding sequence ATGAGCCTAACTTTATATTTTCTTAGACATGGAGAAACGACCTACAGTCAAGAGGGAGGTTATTGTGGTGTCCTCGATCCTGAGTTGACCGAAGATGGAGAAAAAATGGCTCAACAGTTTGCCCAAGCCTATGCAAAATTGGATTGGAGAGCAGCTTATGTCAGTCCGATGAAACGGACGATCGCCACAGCAACCCCCTTGTGCCAAACCCTGAACCTAGAGATGGAACTGCGGGAAGGACTCAAGGAACTCAATTACGGACAATGGGAAGGAGAACAGCCCGCAACTGTAAACCAAACTTATCATGATGACTATGTTCGCTGGTTAACCGATCCAGGCTGGAATGCCCCCACAGGAGGTGAAAAGGGTATTGATGTTTCCCGACGCGTGTCTGCGGCTATCCAGGAAATTGAGGGTCGTTATCCCTCTGGCAATGTGCTGGTGGTCTCCCATAAAGCCACCATTCGGATTATGTTATGCCGCTTATTGGGGATTGATGTGGGACGATTTCGCGATCGCATTGCCATGCCAGTCGGTGGGGTGAGCATCGTAGAAATGCGCCCCCATGGCCCCTTATTACACCAATTAGCCGATCGCTCCCATCTAGAGAGCGCACTGCGATCGCGGCCTGGAACTTAG